The following coding sequences are from one Haploplasma axanthum window:
- a CDS encoding DegV family protein, with protein sequence MRKIGFVVDSTFGYKGNEDVSIVPLKVIINGYEYVEGEFSNEIVVNTMKEKRDVKTSQPAPSMFVDAFEKQFSNGYDYVICLTISSALSGTINGANVAKGILENENIFIIDTKTASVGSDYILEEALKLANKGMEVNEVIDHINEIITKGSLIFSVDDLSTLVKNGRLGKVSALIGSILKIKPILRFKEGVLTVEAKVRGLMAVFKYIKEQVVSLISDSDVIVRITYVDNIEYAKTLEETINNINNGKVNVQIKGILSPVISAHVGLGGMGIYLVTK encoded by the coding sequence ATGAGAAAAATTGGTTTTGTTGTTGATTCAACATTTGGTTATAAAGGAAACGAAGATGTATCAATAGTGCCATTAAAAGTAATAATTAATGGATATGAATATGTTGAAGGTGAGTTTAGTAATGAAATAGTTGTTAATACAATGAAAGAAAAAAGAGATGTTAAAACAAGCCAGCCAGCGCCAAGTATGTTTGTTGATGCATTTGAAAAACAATTTTCAAATGGATATGATTATGTTATTTGTTTAACAATATCAAGTGCCCTAAGTGGAACTATAAATGGAGCAAATGTTGCTAAAGGTATTTTAGAAAATGAGAATATTTTTATAATTGATACTAAAACTGCAAGTGTTGGTTCTGATTATATTTTAGAAGAAGCTTTGAAACTTGCAAATAAAGGTATGGAAGTTAATGAAGTTATTGACCATATAAACGAGATTATTACTAAAGGATCATTAATTTTTAGTGTTGATGATTTATCTACACTTGTGAAGAATGGTCGATTAGGTAAAGTATCTGCTTTAATTGGAAGTATATTAAAAATAAAACCAATCTTAAGATTTAAGGAAGGTGTTTTAACAGTTGAAGCTAAAGTAAGAGGTTTAATGGCAGTTTTTAAATATATAAAAGAACAAGTTGTAAGCCTTATTTCAGATAGTGATGTAATTGTAAGAATTACTTATGTTGATAATATCGAATATGCTAAAACATTAGAAGAAACTATTAATAACATTAATAATGGAAAAGTTAATGTTCAGATAAAAGGTATTTTAAGTCC
- a CDS encoding NifU family protein, whose protein sequence is MNETEEQVLSLLDKVRPYLVRDGGDIELLKIEDGVVYVKMMGACDGCIAIDITLKEGIERMLLENVPGVIGVVSL, encoded by the coding sequence ATGAATGAAACAGAAGAACAAGTTCTATCTCTACTAGATAAGGTACGTCCATATCTTGTAAGAGATGGTGGAGACATAGAGTTACTAAAAATTGAAGATGGCGTTGTATACGTAAAAATGATGGGTGCTTGTGATGGGTGTATCGCGATTGATATAACATTAAAAGAGGGAATTGAACGTATGTTATTAGAAAATGTTCCAGGTGTAATTGGAGTTGTAAGTTTATAA
- a CDS encoding YutD-like domain-containing protein, whose protein sequence is MVIETEHGKFELIKNYREAFDLTAFNEKYVDVAFDRYQYLVGDIASGLLRIKGFNSDSKSPRGFRAIPDYINESCNYNSAYYILKRYKENNDDKEINVDE, encoded by the coding sequence ATGGTTATTGAAACAGAACATGGGAAATTTGAATTAATTAAAAATTATCGTGAAGCATTTGATTTAACAGCTTTTAATGAGAAATATGTTGATGTTGCTTTTGATAGATATCAATATCTTGTTGGAGATATAGCATCTGGTCTTTTACGTATAAAAGGATTTAATTCTGATTCAAAAAGTCCAAGGGGATTTAGAGCAATCCCAGATTATATAAATGAATCATGTAATTATAACTCGGCTTATTATATATTAAAAAGATATAAAGAAAATAATGATGATAAGGAGATTAATGTAGATGAATGA
- a CDS encoding 5-formyltetrahydrofolate cyclo-ligase — MNKKEARTLAINHRDNLDFGIRIIKSKIIIQKIEKDIRYRTAKIIGVYAPFGSEVDISTLKHQYAKFAYPRIKEDKMEFVIVDEKTKWIISKFGIKEPKNGKIVDKEIDLLIISCLAKNKNNYRLGYGKGFYDKFIKEYQPKIKIGVLFDNYELNFNEDLWDIALDDYISN, encoded by the coding sequence ATGAATAAGAAAGAAGCAAGAACACTAGCAATCAATCACCGAGACAATTTAGATTTTGGAATAAGAATTATTAAAAGTAAAATTATTATTCAAAAGATTGAGAAAGATATTAGATATAGAACTGCAAAAATAATTGGAGTATATGCTCCATTTGGTAGCGAAGTTGATATATCGACACTTAAACATCAATATGCAAAATTTGCTTATCCAAGGATTAAAGAAGATAAAATGGAGTTCGTAATTGTTGATGAAAAAACAAAATGGATAATAAGTAAATTTGGAATTAAAGAACCAAAAAATGGAAAAATAGTTGATAAAGAAATAGATTTATTGATAATATCCTGCTTAGCTAAAAACAAAAATAACTATCGATTAGGCTATGGAAAAGGATTTTATGATAAGTTTATTAAAGAGTACCAACCTAAAATAAAAATTGGAGTTTTATTTGATAATTATGAATTAAACTTTAATGAAGATTTATGGGATATTGCTCTTGATGATTATATAAGTAATTAG
- a CDS encoding sensor domain-containing diguanylate cyclase, which yields MFLQDPIFPLIMTVFTLFMVIIQSIQSEKLLKKSIALAFLNITIAIVVLIVYKPYIESKKIYEQVYSYYSIFVYVFYFVVFITSFKTSILKANHYQLFVKSIKESKWNAYYVVDKNERIKDISQSFLDEINMEKEEVIGKKLFNVFNKTIRFIQFNGTEINNRALENYYKEYRKKAQIGDDFVEEHVILNSEGKQVIFKLMMQPVFVLGKFKGRIVVGERKTDFDLLGVEKKLSESNKDLESIKLKFIATLEISKEGLFYIDLDQRIIWASDALVQILNLPDNTLELNDFRKLFHPEDLTTYLSVIGELSLSKQQYYLKYRILKDGNYIWVEERGKRIFDDHTTTTIMGTLNPINAKHFRSTNIEVLDHLGNYHELLVKMKKLIDKDNYFYVLLIELKNIPKINEEYGWEVGNMLMAEYINKMYSSFVTENGGVYRMSGLKFVVLITDPRKMDFVQKGIRSNETFLNLSMRYGSIQSELEVFAGVSVSKEDAVKEEHLYQAAEEALKIAKNPSFSHHGVFYKDLVNNE from the coding sequence ATGTTTTTACAAGATCCAATATTTCCACTAATAATGACTGTATTTACTTTGTTTATGGTTATTATTCAAAGTATTCAAAGTGAAAAGTTACTTAAGAAAAGTATTGCACTTGCTTTTTTGAATATTACAATTGCAATAGTGGTCTTAATTGTCTATAAACCATATATTGAATCTAAAAAAATCTATGAACAAGTATATTCATATTATTCAATATTTGTTTATGTTTTCTATTTCGTTGTCTTTATAACATCGTTTAAAACATCAATATTAAAAGCTAATCATTATCAGTTATTTGTTAAATCTATTAAAGAGAGTAAATGGAATGCTTATTATGTTGTTGATAAAAATGAAAGAATAAAAGATATTTCACAAAGTTTTTTAGATGAAATAAATATGGAAAAAGAAGAAGTGATTGGAAAAAAATTGTTTAATGTTTTTAATAAAACAATTAGATTTATTCAGTTTAATGGAACAGAAATTAACAATCGTGCTTTAGAAAACTATTATAAAGAGTATCGTAAAAAAGCTCAAATTGGTGATGATTTTGTTGAAGAACATGTGATTTTAAACTCTGAAGGTAAGCAAGTTATTTTCAAATTAATGATGCAACCAGTATTTGTACTTGGTAAATTTAAAGGAAGAATTGTTGTTGGTGAAAGAAAAACTGATTTTGATTTATTAGGTGTTGAAAAGAAATTAAGTGAAAGTAATAAAGACTTAGAAAGTATTAAACTTAAATTTATTGCTACTTTAGAGATTAGTAAAGAAGGATTATTCTATATTGATTTAGATCAAAGAATAATTTGGGCAAGCGATGCATTAGTTCAAATACTTAATCTGCCAGATAATACGCTGGAATTAAATGATTTTAGAAAATTATTCCATCCAGAAGATCTAACAACATATTTATCAGTAATTGGTGAATTAAGCCTTTCTAAACAACAATATTATTTGAAATATCGAATTTTAAAAGATGGTAATTACATTTGGGTTGAAGAACGTGGAAAAAGAATTTTCGATGATCATACAACAACGACAATTATGGGAACATTAAATCCAATAAATGCGAAACATTTTAGATCAACAAACATTGAAGTTTTAGATCATTTAGGTAATTATCATGAATTATTAGTTAAAATGAAAAAACTTATTGATAAAGATAATTATTTCTATGTTTTATTGATTGAACTAAAAAATATTCCGAAAATAAATGAAGAATATGGATGGGAAGTCGGCAATATGCTTATGGCTGAATATATCAATAAAATGTATAGTTCATTTGTCACTGAAAATGGCGGAGTATATCGAATGTCAGGTTTAAAATTTGTTGTTTTAATCACTGATCCAAGAAAGATGGATTTTGTTCAAAAAGGAATAAGATCAAATGAAACATTCCTAAATCTATCAATGCGTTATGGATCAATTCAAAGTGAACTTGAAGTTTTTGCAGGAGTTTCTGTAAGTAAAGAAGATGCTGTTAAAGAAGAACATTTATATCAAGCAGCTGAAGAAGCATTAAAGATTGCTAAGAATCCAAGTTTTTCTCATCATGGTGTTTTCTATAAGGATTTAGTTAATAATGAATAA
- the cdaA gene encoding diadenylate cyclase CdaA, producing the protein MLLAIQIQGYDIWRLLLDTYIIWLLVLLVIKTIFANSRILNFALIFVVLLIARFVTDKLGLKASTPALEYIIEWYPIILIVIMAPDFRRSIEFAWKKDKKKDIAIMGNESTRDAIVDAAFYLSSQRIGALMTIEKHNTLDQFADRAIMMHSNISKELIINIFIPNTPLHDGAVIIRGDEILCAGAYFILSEKEVEDKTMGSRHRAALGISEVTDALTIIVSEETGDVSIAVEGILLKMNDKEKLMEYLSMFMR; encoded by the coding sequence ATGCTTTTAGCAATACAAATACAAGGTTATGATATATGGAGATTATTACTTGATACTTATATTATATGGTTATTAGTATTATTAGTTATTAAAACTATATTTGCAAATAGTCGAATTTTAAATTTTGCATTAATATTTGTAGTTCTTTTAATAGCTCGATTTGTAACTGACAAACTTGGCTTAAAGGCTAGCACTCCAGCCTTAGAATACATAATTGAATGGTATCCAATAATTTTGATTGTTATTATGGCACCTGATTTTAGAAGATCAATTGAATTTGCTTGGAAAAAAGATAAGAAAAAAGATATAGCTATTATGGGTAATGAGTCAACAAGAGATGCGATTGTTGATGCAGCGTTTTATTTATCATCGCAACGAATTGGAGCGTTAATGACTATTGAAAAACATAATACTCTAGATCAATTTGCTGATAGAGCGATTATGATGCATTCAAATATCTCTAAAGAATTAATTATTAATATTTTTATTCCTAATACACCACTGCACGATGGAGCAGTTATTATTCGTGGTGATGAAATTTTATGTGCAGGTGCATATTTCATTTTATCTGAAAAAGAAGTAGAAGATAAGACAATGGGCTCTAGACACCGTGCTGCACTTGGGATAAGTGAAGTAACAGATGCATTAACAATTATTGTTTCAGAGGAAACTGGGGATGTTTCTATTGCTGTTGAAGGTATTTTATTAAAAATGAATGATAAAGAGAAATTAATGGAATATCTAAGCATGTTTATGCGATAG
- the hflX gene encoding GTPase HflX, which produces MENKKDRAILVGLELLTSKYSMSDSLDELEHLAKALEIHTVDKVIQRAEKVSPRFYVGSGKVLEIKKMVEVLGATIVIFDDPLSPTQINNLEKELECQVIDRSFLILSIFSERAQSKQSILEVSLAQKEYMLPRLIGLGNSLSRQGGGSYNAKGPGETKLELDRRKLLKEISNIKKELVKISSENEVSRKKRKQNGIPIVALAGYTNVGKSSLMNSLSEKLNSVTEKVFEKDMLFATLDTKTKRMQKDNNPPFLLVDTVGFIKKLPHELIRSFESTLRDVIDADLLVIVADGAYFNDYQISSTLNVLNSIGASSIPKLYVLTKKEIAITEPLFNEDYIFVSNVTKENIDTLINTIYSNIYLDSRIANLKLSFNNSNVFSYLKENATILKTDYLEDGYLIKVVLSKTDQKKYEKYII; this is translated from the coding sequence ATGGAAAATAAAAAAGATCGAGCAATCCTTGTTGGATTAGAATTATTAACAAGTAAATACAGTATGAGTGATTCCTTAGATGAATTAGAACATTTAGCAAAAGCACTAGAAATTCATACTGTTGATAAAGTAATTCAAAGAGCGGAAAAAGTAAGTCCAAGATTTTATGTTGGTAGTGGAAAAGTTTTAGAGATTAAAAAAATGGTTGAAGTTTTAGGTGCTACAATCGTTATATTTGATGATCCACTTTCACCAACTCAAATCAATAATTTAGAAAAGGAATTAGAATGTCAAGTAATTGATCGTAGTTTTCTTATTCTTTCAATCTTTTCTGAACGCGCACAGTCAAAACAAAGCATCCTTGAAGTTTCTCTTGCTCAAAAAGAATATATGCTCCCAAGGCTAATCGGTTTAGGTAATAGTTTATCTAGGCAAGGTGGTGGAAGCTATAACGCTAAAGGTCCAGGTGAAACTAAACTTGAACTTGATCGTAGAAAACTATTAAAAGAAATTTCAAATATAAAAAAAGAACTTGTTAAGATTAGTTCCGAAAATGAAGTTTCAAGAAAAAAAAGAAAACAAAACGGAATTCCAATTGTTGCTTTAGCTGGATATACGAATGTTGGTAAATCATCGTTAATGAATAGTTTAAGTGAAAAACTCAATTCTGTAACTGAAAAAGTATTTGAAAAGGACATGCTTTTTGCAACACTAGATACTAAAACTAAAAGAATGCAAAAAGATAATAATCCACCATTCTTACTTGTTGATACCGTAGGATTTATAAAAAAACTTCCGCACGAGTTAATTAGATCATTTGAATCAACACTAAGAGATGTTATTGATGCAGATTTATTAGTTATTGTTGCTGATGGAGCATATTTTAATGATTATCAAATAAGTTCAACACTTAATGTTTTAAATAGCATTGGAGCATCTTCTATTCCTAAGTTATATGTTTTAACTAAGAAAGAAATCGCAATTACAGAACCACTATTTAATGAAGATTATATTTTTGTTTCAAATGTTACAAAAGAAAATATTGATACATTAATTAATACAATTTACTCAAATATCTATTTAGATAGTAGGATTGCAAACTTAAAGCTTTCTTTTAACAATAGTAATGTTTTCAGTTATTTAAAAGAAAATGCAACAATCTTAAAAACTGATTACTTAGAAGATGGTTACTTAATTAAGGTTGTTCTATCAAAGACAGATCAAAAAAAATATGAAAAATACATAATTTAG
- a CDS encoding carbohydrate kinase family protein, translating into MRKIISIGELLIDFIQEEKNSYTMKAGGAPANVAVTNAKLSGKSFFVGQVGNDSFGKFLINELKRFNVDIKYLKKSSSANTSLAFVTLDENKERSFLFYRNPGADQLYIADNISDLDFRDSIVHFCSVSLGDYPIRDSHDYLLSKAISQGSIISFDPNIRLNLWDDHDKYHQTINMYLKYANILKVADNELEFITRKSDYNEAITLLLNLPRLKYLIITKGNKGATLYTKDFVIDVPSYQVDVVDTTGAGDSFIGAFLNRISIYGESYEKDVLCEYLKFASIVASLTITKFGAMDAMPYLDEVNDYKNKKG; encoded by the coding sequence ATGAGAAAAATTATAAGTATCGGTGAATTATTAATAGATTTTATACAAGAAGAAAAAAATAGTTATACAATGAAAGCTGGTGGAGCACCAGCTAACGTTGCTGTTACTAATGCAAAACTATCAGGAAAATCTTTCTTTGTTGGTCAAGTTGGTAATGATTCTTTTGGTAAATTTCTAATTAATGAATTAAAAAGATTTAATGTTGATATTAAGTATTTGAAAAAGAGTAGTAGTGCAAATACATCTCTAGCATTTGTAACGTTAGATGAAAATAAGGAACGTTCTTTTTTGTTTTACAGAAATCCTGGTGCTGATCAATTGTATATTGCTGACAATATTAGTGATTTGGATTTTAGAGATAGCATTGTTCATTTTTGTTCAGTTAGTTTAGGTGATTACCCGATAAGAGATTCTCATGACTATTTACTTTCGAAAGCAATTAGCCAAGGATCAATAATATCTTTTGATCCTAATATTCGGTTGAATCTTTGGGATGATCATGATAAATATCATCAAACTATTAATATGTATTTAAAATATGCAAATATTCTAAAAGTTGCAGATAATGAACTAGAATTTATAACTAGAAAAAGTGATTATAATGAAGCAATAACTTTATTATTAAATTTACCAAGGCTCAAATATTTAATTATAACAAAAGGCAATAAAGGAGCAACTTTATATACAAAAGATTTTGTTATTGATGTTCCATCATATCAAGTTGATGTTGTTGATACTACAGGAGCAGGAGACTCCTTTATAGGAGCTTTTTTAAATAGAATTAGCATTTATGGGGAATCATATGAAAAAGACGTTTTATGCGAATATTTGAAGTTTGCAAGTATTGTTGCTAGTTTAACAATAACTAAGTTTGGTGCAATGGATGCTATGCCGTATTTAGATGAGGTTAATGATTATAAAAATAAAAAAGGCTAA
- a CDS encoding DUF951 domain-containing protein gives MRYQINQTILFKKNHACGSNEWKVQTLGAMIKLECCGCKRVISLLPSDIDSRKKLK, from the coding sequence ATGCGATATCAAATTAATCAAACAATTTTATTTAAGAAAAATCATGCATGTGGAAGTAATGAATGGAAGGTACAAACCTTGGGTGCAATGATTAAACTTGAGTGTTGTGGCTGTAAAAGGGTTATTTCCCTTTTGCCAAGCGATATAGATAGCCGAAAAAAATTAAAATAA
- a CDS encoding ParB/RepB/Spo0J family partition protein — protein sequence MQEKNKLVGRGLKDLIEEHNIDKVLDGEVILEIKLNDIKANPFQPRKVFDEDRINELALSIKEHGVFQPIIVKKTNEGYIIVSGERRFRASKKVGLELIPAVVRNYSDTKIAEISLVENLQREDLTPIEEANAYKKIIDGLGITQLELSNKVGKSRSHITNIIGLLKLPQSVQDMLLEKKLTMGHARTLSKLKDEKKIIELANKIIKENLSVRDIEEISEDEVKKQVNEKKNSARKVFKEEKNLLKKYYGAKVSIKNNKIVFKIDDEEQLKSVLEQLIKNAISN from the coding sequence ATGCAAGAAAAAAATAAATTAGTAGGACGTGGATTAAAAGATTTAATTGAAGAACATAATATTGATAAAGTATTAGACGGTGAAGTGATTTTAGAGATTAAACTTAATGATATTAAAGCTAATCCTTTTCAACCAAGAAAAGTATTTGATGAAGATAGAATAAATGAATTAGCGTTATCAATTAAAGAACATGGTGTTTTTCAACCAATCATTGTTAAGAAAACTAATGAAGGTTATATTATTGTTTCGGGCGAAAGAAGATTTAGAGCATCTAAAAAAGTTGGATTAGAACTAATACCTGCAGTTGTTAGAAATTATAGCGATACAAAAATTGCTGAAATAAGTTTGGTTGAAAATTTACAAAGAGAAGATTTAACTCCAATTGAGGAAGCAAATGCATATAAAAAAATTATTGATGGTTTAGGGATAACACAATTGGAATTATCAAATAAAGTTGGAAAAAGTAGATCACACATTACAAATATTATTGGATTATTAAAATTACCACAAAGTGTTCAAGATATGTTGTTAGAAAAAAAATTAACAATGGGTCATGCAAGAACATTAAGTAAATTAAAAGACGAGAAAAAGATTATCGAGTTGGCAAATAAGATAATTAAAGAAAACTTAAGTGTAAGAGATATCGAAGAAATATCTGAAGATGAAGTGAAAAAACAAGTTAATGAGAAAAAAAATAGTGCAAGAAAAGTATTTAAAGAAGAAAAAAATCTTTTAAAAAAATACTATGGTGCAAAAGTAAGTATTAAAAATAATAAAATAGTGTTTAAAATAGATGATGAAGAGCAATTAAAAAGTGTTTTGGAGCAACTGATAAAAAATGCGATATCAAATTAA
- a CDS encoding ParA family protein produces the protein MGKIIAISNQKGGVGKTTTSVNLAASLSFYGKKVLLVDMDPQSSATTSLGINRSMLYSTIYNVLVGEKNIEESIIQLDKIKLDVIPATIELATVEVKIDHEERNFVLFDKLQKIKDNYEYIIIDCPPSLNLLTLSALYAADSILIPVQCQFLAIDGLTQLLNTIRIVQKNLKINNRNLEIEGVLLTMLDKRTKAGWEIVHEVKSYFGDGVFDTIITSNVAAQVAPTYGVPILTYNSKAQSARLYKSLAKEIIKNNARKK, from the coding sequence ATGGGGAAAATTATTGCAATTTCAAATCAAAAAGGTGGGGTTGGTAAAACGACAACAAGTGTTAATCTTGCTGCATCTTTGTCTTTCTATGGTAAAAAAGTATTATTAGTTGATATGGATCCTCAAAGTTCAGCGACAACAAGTTTAGGAATTAATCGAAGTATGCTGTATTCGACTATTTATAATGTTCTAGTAGGAGAAAAAAATATTGAAGAGAGTATTATTCAACTCGATAAAATTAAACTTGATGTAATTCCTGCAACAATTGAACTTGCAACAGTTGAAGTAAAAATTGATCATGAAGAAAGAAACTTTGTTTTATTTGATAAACTTCAAAAAATTAAAGACAATTATGAATATATTATAATTGATTGTCCCCCTTCACTAAATTTATTAACGTTAAGTGCTCTTTACGCAGCAGATTCAATATTAATTCCTGTTCAATGTCAGTTTTTAGCAATTGATGGTTTAACACAATTATTAAATACGATTAGAATTGTACAGAAAAATTTAAAAATCAATAACCGAAATTTAGAAATAGAAGGCGTTTTATTAACAATGCTAGATAAAAGAACAAAAGCTGGATGGGAAATTGTTCATGAGGTTAAAAGTTATTTTGGAGATGGAGTCTTTGATACAATAATCACTAGTAATGTTGCAGCTCAAGTTGCTCCTACATATGGTGTACCGATATTGACATATAATTCAAAAGCTCAATCTGCAAGATTGTATAAATCTTTAGCAAAGGAGATAATTAAAAATAATGCAAGAAAAAAATAA
- the rsmG gene encoding 16S rRNA (guanine(527)-N(7))-methyltransferase RsmG, giving the protein MDFKEDIRKSFNILLSDEQLLKFSKYYDKLIEYNTHTNLTTITEKEDVYYKHFYDSLTLIPFVNIKDGSLCDMGSGAGFPSIPLKIIFPELKVTIIDSANKRIKFLSELVEELGIDNVNLAHQRIEEYGQNNQEKFDYVTARALGNMTLITEMAIPMLKVNGEFIAMKGSKGKEELTDAKQAIQKTGGKLINSMYLELPNDYGERSIFLIRKINHINGYPREYQQMLKKPL; this is encoded by the coding sequence ATGGATTTTAAGGAAGATATCAGGAAAAGTTTTAATATTTTACTAAGTGATGAACAACTATTAAAATTTTCAAAATATTATGATAAACTAATAGAGTACAATACACATACAAACTTAACAACAATTACTGAGAAAGAAGATGTTTATTATAAACATTTTTATGATTCTCTAACTTTAATTCCATTTGTTAATATAAAAGATGGAAGTCTATGTGACATGGGGAGTGGCGCTGGATTTCCATCAATACCTTTAAAAATTATCTTTCCAGAACTTAAAGTGACAATTATTGATTCAGCTAATAAAAGAATTAAGTTTCTATCAGAACTAGTTGAAGAACTAGGGATTGATAATGTTAATCTAGCTCATCAAAGAATTGAAGAATATGGGCAAAATAATCAAGAAAAGTTTGATTATGTTACAGCTCGCGCACTTGGAAATATGACATTGATAACTGAAATGGCAATTCCAATGTTAAAAGTTAACGGGGAGTTTATTGCTATGAAGGGTTCAAAAGGTAAAGAAGAATTAACTGACGCAAAACAGGCAATTCAAAAAACTGGTGGAAAACTAATAAATTCAATGTATTTAGAGTTGCCAAATGATTATGGTGAGAGAAGTATTTTTCTAATTAGAAAGATTAATCATATAAATGGTTATCCAAGAGAGTATCAACAAATGTTAAAAAAACCATTGTAA